Proteins encoded within one genomic window of Streptomyces sp. NBC_00523:
- a CDS encoding GNAT family N-acetyltransferase, with protein MTTAPAIELRQFTQLDAARGDLIDVYAEVRAPLLHLPNYAITVFGERLDKHGTEPGFVAVLAYADGHPVGYAYGNRIEHGDRYWQRTSPEPDVEYTRSPALAIKEIGVRPSWRKTGTARRIHDALLLSSPEKYVTLMVNEAAGDGKVHALYREWGYQDIGHSQPSPASPLLAVMIRPCGWPAKS; from the coding sequence ATGACCACGGCACCAGCCATCGAACTACGTCAGTTCACCCAGCTCGACGCCGCCCGCGGCGACCTGATCGACGTCTACGCCGAAGTGCGCGCACCCCTACTGCACCTGCCGAACTACGCAATCACCGTGTTCGGCGAGCGCCTGGACAAGCACGGCACCGAGCCCGGGTTCGTCGCCGTCCTCGCGTACGCGGACGGGCACCCGGTCGGGTACGCCTACGGCAACCGCATCGAGCACGGGGACCGGTACTGGCAACGCACAAGCCCGGAACCCGATGTCGAGTACACCAGGAGTCCGGCGCTGGCCATCAAAGAGATCGGTGTACGGCCGAGTTGGCGCAAGACGGGCACCGCCCGGCGCATCCACGACGCCCTCCTCCTATCATCCCCGGAGAAATACGTGACCCTCATGGTCAACGAAGCGGCCGGAGACGGAAAGGTCCACGCGCTCTACCGAGAGTGGGGGTACCAGGACATCGGCCACAGCCAGCCGTCACCCGCGTCGCCGCTCCTCGCCGTGATGATCCGCCCCTGCGGTTGGCCCGCCAAATCCTGA
- a CDS encoding XRE family transcriptional regulator, producing the protein MEATRNVLLAAWMEEHGHSSASLAEAVNLAMERVTGRAGGHDGSSVRAWKSGRTRWPNTATRKGLEAVTGLSSTDLGFVARGGAKSNPGLNQEDPDMKRRTLIGGLAATAAAAAAAPGSAPRRIGISDINRLQSRFTEIIARDHRHGGQLTIEQRAAALADEALNLQNAGSATQRVRSNLYAAAAAFRSSAMWAAIDGRRYIDAQRHMREAQALAEMSGDQAIKFRIWSHAGSMYRHMGRPSDAFAANDVARGLHITRRDPMFASLGLARQAAIHGAAQERTGTRRAFDQAQEAMDRADPRAPRPVWLVAFYDQAELDSLALSAYLALGEYQTAEAHAHRCLASLRPHLQRSRTITLTRLAHAQLAQGEAEAAVAAAMKVPAAAATQHARVSRMLDEFGAALRATAPGSLNVQTWTEHSAAWRTSA; encoded by the coding sequence ATGGAAGCCACGCGGAATGTTCTGCTTGCGGCGTGGATGGAGGAGCACGGTCACAGCTCCGCAAGCCTGGCCGAGGCCGTGAACCTGGCCATGGAGAGGGTGACCGGACGCGCCGGCGGGCACGATGGATCGTCGGTCCGAGCCTGGAAATCCGGCCGCACCCGGTGGCCCAACACGGCTACCCGCAAGGGGCTGGAAGCCGTTACGGGCCTCTCCAGCACCGATTTAGGGTTCGTTGCACGGGGCGGGGCCAAGTCCAACCCCGGCCTGAATCAGGAGGACCCCGACATGAAGCGCCGTACCCTCATCGGCGGTTTGGCCGCTACTGCCGCCGCGGCAGCCGCAGCCCCCGGCAGCGCACCACGCCGTATCGGGATCAGCGACATCAACCGGCTCCAGAGCCGGTTCACCGAGATCATCGCCAGAGATCACCGCCACGGTGGACAGCTCACCATCGAGCAGCGGGCCGCCGCCCTTGCCGACGAGGCGCTGAACCTCCAGAACGCCGGCAGCGCCACCCAGCGCGTGCGAAGCAACCTCTACGCCGCCGCTGCCGCGTTCCGCTCCTCCGCGATGTGGGCCGCGATCGACGGCCGCCGCTACATCGATGCCCAGCGCCACATGCGCGAGGCCCAGGCCCTCGCCGAGATGTCGGGCGACCAGGCAATCAAATTCCGCATCTGGAGTCACGCCGGGAGCATGTACCGGCACATGGGCCGGCCGTCCGATGCTTTCGCCGCAAACGACGTTGCGCGCGGTCTGCACATCACGCGCCGCGACCCCATGTTCGCGTCCCTCGGCCTGGCGCGCCAGGCCGCTATTCACGGCGCGGCTCAAGAGCGCACGGGCACCCGGCGTGCTTTTGACCAAGCGCAGGAGGCGATGGACCGCGCCGACCCGCGGGCACCCCGCCCGGTCTGGCTGGTCGCCTTCTATGACCAGGCCGAACTCGACTCGCTTGCCCTCTCCGCATACCTGGCGCTCGGGGAGTACCAGACGGCGGAGGCCCACGCCCACCGCTGCCTCGCCAGCCTCCGCCCGCACTTGCAGAGGTCCCGCACCATCACGCTGACCCGGCTTGCGCACGCCCAGCTCGCGCAGGGAGAAGCCGAGGCCGCCGTAGCCGCGGCGATGAAGGTTCCCGCCGCAGCGGCTACACAACATGCCCGCGTGTCACGGATGCTGGATGAGTTCGGGGCCGCCCTCCGCGCGACCGCGCCGGGCAGTCTCAACGTGCAGACCTGGACCGAGCACTCAGCCGCCTGGAGGACCAGCGCATGA
- a CDS encoding transposase yields MGSKYTKRYTAEFKRDAIALVDSTGKTVTAVARELGISSESLRGWYRQAKADRGEGAPGELTTAEREELKRLRRQNAEQAKTIEVLRKAAVFFAKESDR; encoded by the coding sequence GTGGGAAGCAAGTACACGAAGCGGTACACCGCGGAGTTCAAGAGGGACGCCATTGCGCTCGTCGACTCCACGGGCAAGACGGTCACCGCCGTCGCCCGGGAGCTCGGCATCAGCTCGGAGTCCCTGCGCGGCTGGTACCGCCAGGCCAAGGCCGACCGTGGCGAGGGCGCCCCGGGAGAACTCACGACCGCCGAGCGCGAGGAGCTCAAGCGCCTGCGTCGGCAGAACGCCGAGCAGGCCAAGACGATCGAGGTCCTGCGAAAAGCCGCGGTCTTCTTCGCGAAGGAGAGCGATCGGTGA
- a CDS encoding CRISPR-associated endonuclease Cas3'': MEKTETAGALEGCLLDARMWGKECGLTRPYPVICHLLDTGAVFGELWDAVLSQETQEAVASALGLSLSEARAVVSFWAALHDIGKITPPFQAQVPSCYGLLREDPAYASAPGAEHESQFRHEIASHWSLFQLLEEAGYPGDRRRMHRAVSHQVAQLLGGHHGSFGAVLKSKEAAQASAYNAGLGGSGWADQRQTHFTEVRRVMGASAVPAGGLPAGLAVVVAGLVVVADWLASQTSAIEARLPASGWSGTPAQLDAHWQGAVRAAPKLVGSARLGRARFSSQDFAAMFPFEPNSLQRDLAEHLPGLVREHGPGLVLVTAPTGDGKTEGALFAASVLGRAAGCRGLYFALPTMGTADAMLPRVEAFASQALSGERALMLLHSMAWLSSPGSGERDVPGDAVGQADVVSAGASTVVEADAWLRGPKRGLLAPLGVGTIDQALSAVLPLRYNALRLFGLSDKVFVVDEAHAYGPWMHQLLLRLLEWLGAMRAPVVLLSATLTGRSAGSLVDAYRRGAGFYEPSAVAPRYPGWLFASGGSGEVSAVRSTLSNRARTLMVSRRAVVWDTAEPTGSPVRAGGRRAALREVLAPVADVGGTALVCCTTVAEAQQTYRDLRAAFPDLAARPGGLRLLHSRYPADVRASITADCERAYGKPVASDEPVAVRVKLPRDLGHSMAMPRGCVGAVGGSRPG; this comes from the coding sequence GTGGAAAAGACCGAGACTGCAGGTGCCCTGGAGGGCTGTCTTCTGGATGCGCGGATGTGGGGGAAGGAGTGCGGGCTGACTCGACCGTATCCAGTGATCTGTCATCTTCTCGATACGGGTGCCGTGTTCGGAGAGCTCTGGGATGCCGTCCTGAGTCAGGAGACCCAAGAGGCAGTGGCAAGCGCGCTTGGTCTGAGTCTGTCGGAGGCACGCGCGGTGGTTTCCTTCTGGGCCGCGTTGCACGACATCGGCAAGATCACTCCCCCGTTCCAGGCGCAGGTTCCCAGTTGCTACGGACTGTTGCGCGAGGATCCCGCCTACGCGAGTGCGCCTGGCGCGGAGCACGAGAGCCAGTTCCGTCACGAGATCGCTTCCCATTGGTCCCTGTTCCAGTTGCTCGAAGAAGCTGGCTATCCGGGTGACAGGCGTCGGATGCACCGAGCAGTGAGTCACCAGGTCGCGCAGCTCCTGGGCGGTCACCATGGTTCGTTCGGGGCGGTGCTGAAGTCCAAGGAGGCGGCGCAGGCCAGTGCATACAATGCTGGTCTGGGCGGGTCTGGGTGGGCGGATCAGCGGCAGACGCACTTTACGGAAGTGCGGCGGGTGATGGGAGCATCTGCGGTTCCTGCCGGAGGGCTTCCTGCCGGGCTGGCTGTGGTCGTGGCCGGGTTGGTGGTGGTGGCCGACTGGCTGGCGAGCCAGACTTCGGCGATCGAGGCTCGCCTGCCGGCTTCTGGCTGGTCGGGCACGCCGGCGCAGTTGGATGCGCACTGGCAAGGCGCGGTGCGGGCTGCGCCGAAGCTGGTGGGTTCGGCGCGGCTGGGCCGGGCGCGGTTTTCTTCGCAGGATTTTGCGGCGATGTTCCCCTTTGAGCCGAACAGTCTGCAGCGGGATCTCGCGGAGCATCTTCCCGGTTTGGTGCGTGAGCACGGGCCTGGGCTGGTGCTGGTGACTGCTCCGACCGGTGACGGGAAGACTGAGGGGGCGTTGTTCGCCGCTTCGGTGTTGGGGCGCGCGGCAGGGTGTCGGGGGCTGTACTTTGCGCTGCCGACGATGGGTACGGCGGATGCGATGCTGCCGCGGGTGGAGGCGTTTGCTTCCCAGGCGTTGTCCGGTGAGCGGGCGTTGATGCTGCTGCACTCCATGGCCTGGCTGAGTTCGCCGGGAAGCGGGGAGCGGGACGTGCCCGGCGATGCTGTCGGGCAGGCGGATGTTGTGAGTGCGGGCGCGTCGACGGTTGTGGAGGCGGATGCGTGGTTGCGCGGCCCGAAGCGCGGCCTGCTCGCTCCGCTGGGCGTCGGCACCATCGACCAGGCTCTGAGCGCGGTCCTGCCCCTGCGCTACAACGCTCTGCGGCTGTTCGGCCTGTCGGACAAGGTGTTCGTCGTGGACGAGGCCCACGCCTACGGGCCGTGGATGCATCAGCTGCTCCTTCGGTTGCTCGAATGGCTGGGAGCGATGCGCGCACCGGTCGTGCTGTTGTCGGCCACGCTGACGGGGCGTTCGGCCGGCTCTCTGGTGGATGCCTACCGGCGCGGCGCCGGGTTTTACGAGCCGTCCGCGGTGGCTCCGCGGTATCCGGGCTGGCTGTTCGCGAGTGGAGGGTCGGGCGAGGTCTCGGCTGTCCGGAGCACGCTGAGCAACAGGGCCCGCACTCTGATGGTGTCGCGCAGGGCGGTGGTGTGGGACACGGCGGAGCCGACTGGCTCGCCGGTCCGCGCGGGCGGGCGGCGGGCGGCGCTGCGCGAGGTGCTGGCACCCGTCGCTGACGTGGGCGGTACGGCGCTGGTGTGCTGCACGACCGTGGCCGAGGCTCAGCAGACGTACAGGGACCTCCGGGCGGCCTTCCCGGATCTTGCCGCCCGCCCCGGTGGACTGCGACTGCTTCACTCCCGGTATCCGGCAGACGTGCGGGCATCGATCACAGCCGACTGTGAGCGGGCCTACGGCAAGCCGGTCGCGTCCGACGAGCCGGTAGCGGTGCGTGTGAAGCTTCCCCGTGATCTTGGACACTCGATGGCTATGCCGCGAGGGTGTGTCGGTGCCGTTGGCGGGTCTCGGCCGGGGTGA
- a CDS encoding zinc-dependent alcohol dehydrogenase family protein produces the protein MRAAVFQGPGGIAWQDVPDPDIMEQGDVVVRVDLVTICGTDLHILKGDVPEVTPGRVLGHEAVGTVVEAGRDVRTVRPGDRVLISCITACGRCRYCREGRYGQCLGGGGWILGHTIDGTQAEYVRVPFADLSVHPLPSAVDSADAVLLADIFPTSYEVGVLNGHVRPADTVVVVGAGPIGLAAITTARLYSPGRIVAVDFAASRLEAARTLGADATVGADEEPEQLVADLTDGLGADVVMEAVGVPEAFESCTRMVRPGGHVANIGVHGKPATLHLEELWIKDVTLTTGLVDTASTPMLLSMLAAGRLSTSELVTHRFELGQMAEAYDVFGRAADTGAIKVVLGAPQHTAVQVPAPPAAA, from the coding sequence ATGAGGGCCGCTGTCTTTCAGGGACCGGGCGGCATCGCCTGGCAGGACGTACCCGACCCGGACATCATGGAGCAGGGCGACGTCGTGGTGCGGGTCGATCTCGTCACCATCTGCGGGACCGACCTGCACATACTCAAGGGCGACGTACCCGAGGTCACACCGGGCCGCGTCCTCGGCCACGAAGCGGTCGGCACCGTGGTCGAGGCCGGCCGGGACGTGCGTACGGTACGGCCCGGCGACCGGGTCCTCATCTCGTGCATCACCGCCTGCGGGCGCTGCCGGTACTGCCGGGAGGGCCGCTACGGGCAGTGCCTCGGCGGAGGCGGCTGGATCCTCGGGCACACGATCGACGGGACACAGGCCGAGTACGTCCGGGTCCCGTTCGCCGACCTGTCGGTCCACCCGCTCCCCAGCGCCGTGGACAGCGCGGACGCCGTCCTGCTCGCCGACATCTTTCCCACGTCCTACGAGGTGGGAGTCCTCAACGGCCACGTGCGGCCGGCCGACACGGTCGTCGTGGTGGGCGCCGGGCCGATCGGACTCGCCGCGATCACCACGGCACGCCTGTACAGCCCCGGCCGGATCGTCGCCGTCGACTTCGCCGCCTCGCGGCTGGAAGCGGCACGGACGCTCGGTGCCGACGCCACCGTGGGCGCCGACGAGGAGCCGGAACAGCTCGTCGCCGACCTGACGGACGGCCTGGGCGCCGATGTCGTCATGGAGGCGGTGGGCGTGCCCGAGGCCTTCGAGAGCTGCACCCGCATGGTCCGGCCGGGAGGCCATGTCGCCAACATCGGGGTGCACGGCAAGCCCGCCACTCTCCACCTCGAAGAGCTGTGGATCAAGGACGTCACCCTCACCACCGGCCTCGTGGACACCGCGTCCACCCCCATGCTGCTGAGCATGCTGGCGGCCGGCCGACTGTCCACGTCGGAGCTGGTCACCCACCGCTTCGAACTCGGGCAGATGGCGGAGGCGTACGACGTGTTCGGCCGCGCGGCCGACACCGGGGCCATCAAGGTCGTGCTCGGCGCCCCGCAGCACACCGCCGTGCAGGTCCCCGCCCCTCCGGCCGCCGCATGA
- a CDS encoding ATP-binding protein yields MPEPAFAAGTATSARPLMNRVGLAIAEATADDGRPAYSMSLPRIAESACDARLLTSSALGVWGLGGVEDEARLVITELMSNAVTHARRDYVRVSVMRRDLLVVRLAVADFSRDLPRLRAAGAEEERGRGLAIVEAVTAGRWGAEPRRWGKQVWADLEMSDE; encoded by the coding sequence ATGCCTGAGCCCGCTTTCGCGGCAGGCACGGCGACCTCCGCAAGGCCCTTGATGAACAGGGTTGGCCTGGCCATCGCAGAGGCCACGGCCGACGATGGCCGTCCCGCTTACAGCATGTCGTTGCCGAGAATTGCCGAGTCAGCTTGCGATGCGCGGCTCTTGACGTCTTCCGCCCTCGGCGTCTGGGGCCTCGGTGGCGTCGAGGACGAGGCGCGACTCGTCATCACTGAGCTGATGTCGAACGCTGTCACTCATGCCCGGCGGGACTACGTCCGCGTAAGCGTGATGCGGCGGGACCTCCTGGTCGTGCGCCTTGCGGTTGCGGACTTCTCGCGAGACCTGCCCCGGCTGCGGGCTGCCGGCGCAGAAGAAGAGCGCGGTCGCGGTCTCGCGATCGTTGAGGCAGTGACCGCCGGTCGATGGGGAGCAGAGCCCCGGCGGTGGGGGAAGCAGGTTTGGGCCGACTTGGAGATGTCCGATGAGTGA
- a CDS encoding glycoside hydrolase family 65 protein — translation MSTGWTWGYDRYEPERERLVESLCALGNGRFVTRGSAPECPAGPVHYPGTYLAGCYDRRGSAVAGRTVTNEDMVNLPNWTVVRYRCLPDDGPPGDWLTPDSPDLRHHHVRLDLRTGTLTRQLFFRDAEGRSLRVVHTRIVHMGDPYLAAQRSTFRAYGWRGTIEVESVLDGAVTNAGVDRYRNLEGRHLTGHRSGFDPGGTAWLTCRTHDPGTRLALAVRTVTTPPAPAARTATPTAPVQTYRLPVAPRHAVSLVKTLALRTSADRPAGDPRAEACAAAAGASAFPRLLATHKAAWRRLWEQGELHVPGEAGRILRLHVFHVLQTLSPHTADLDAGVPARGLHGEAYRGHVFWDELFVLPYLNLHFPEVAKALLMYRHRRLPAARTAARDIGATGAVYPWQSAGSGREETQELHLNPRSGRWLPDHSRLQRHVGSAVAHDVWRYAQTTGDRAFLHSAGAEILLEVARYWAGAARYDPDLRGYRIRGVVGPDEYHDAYPGAAAPGVDDNAYTNATAAWVLARGLDLLAELPAARRAELADQLSLDGEELTRWEDVSRHLYIPFHHGVISQFEGYGSLEELDWDGYRARYGDIRRLDRILEAEGDSVNRYQATKQADTLMLGYLFRPRELRELFARLGHPLDDDTWRATEAYHLRRTSHGSTLSSLVHGWLRTRTMGADAWRYCEEALLGDVADLQGGTTGEGIHLGAMAGTVDLVERGITGLEAGPEGLRVQPVPLAQIPRFSFTICFQGHRGVRVRVLPGRLAVRVPESPRGPVPVLLPDGRKVCVAPGEERWFLL, via the coding sequence GTGAGCACCGGGTGGACATGGGGCTACGACCGCTACGAACCCGAACGCGAGCGGCTGGTCGAGTCGTTGTGCGCACTCGGCAACGGGCGGTTCGTCACCCGGGGCTCCGCACCCGAATGCCCCGCCGGACCCGTCCACTACCCGGGCACCTACCTCGCCGGCTGCTACGACCGGCGCGGCTCGGCCGTCGCGGGCCGCACGGTAACGAACGAGGACATGGTCAACCTTCCCAACTGGACGGTGGTGCGCTACCGCTGCCTCCCGGACGACGGGCCGCCCGGCGACTGGCTGACCCCCGACTCCCCGGACCTGCGCCACCATCATGTGCGGCTGGACCTGCGCACGGGCACACTCACCCGGCAGCTGTTCTTCCGGGACGCCGAGGGACGCTCGCTGCGCGTCGTCCATACGCGGATCGTGCACATGGGGGACCCGTACCTGGCCGCCCAGCGCAGCACCTTCCGCGCCTACGGATGGCGCGGCACCATCGAGGTGGAGTCCGTCCTCGACGGGGCGGTCACCAACGCCGGGGTGGACCGGTACCGGAATCTGGAGGGCCGCCATCTCACCGGCCACCGCAGCGGTTTCGATCCCGGCGGCACCGCCTGGCTGACCTGCCGCACCCACGACCCCGGCACCCGCCTCGCCCTGGCTGTCCGCACGGTCACCACACCCCCGGCGCCCGCCGCGCGGACGGCCACACCGACCGCCCCCGTGCAGACCTACCGCCTGCCCGTCGCCCCGCGTCACGCGGTGAGCCTCGTGAAGACCCTGGCGCTGCGCACCTCGGCCGACCGCCCGGCCGGCGACCCGCGCGCGGAGGCATGCGCAGCGGCCGCCGGCGCCTCCGCCTTCCCCCGCCTCCTGGCCACGCACAAGGCGGCCTGGCGGCGCCTCTGGGAACAGGGCGAGCTCCACGTACCGGGCGAGGCCGGCCGCATCCTGCGCCTGCACGTCTTCCACGTACTCCAGACGCTGTCCCCGCACACCGCCGACCTCGACGCCGGCGTCCCCGCGAGGGGGCTGCACGGCGAGGCGTACCGGGGCCACGTCTTCTGGGACGAGCTGTTCGTCCTGCCCTACCTGAACCTGCACTTCCCCGAGGTGGCGAAAGCTCTGCTCATGTACCGCCACCGCCGGCTCCCAGCCGCGCGCACAGCGGCCCGGGACATCGGGGCCACGGGCGCCGTCTACCCGTGGCAGAGCGCCGGTTCCGGGCGCGAGGAGACCCAGGAGCTCCACCTCAATCCGCGCTCCGGGCGGTGGCTGCCCGACCACTCACGGCTCCAGCGGCACGTCGGCTCTGCCGTCGCCCACGACGTGTGGCGGTACGCGCAGACCACCGGCGACCGCGCCTTCCTCCACTCGGCGGGGGCCGAGATCCTCCTGGAGGTGGCCCGCTACTGGGCGGGCGCCGCCCGGTACGACCCGGACCTGCGCGGATACCGCATCCGGGGCGTGGTCGGCCCCGACGAGTACCACGACGCCTACCCCGGAGCGGCCGCGCCGGGCGTCGACGACAACGCGTACACGAATGCCACCGCGGCCTGGGTCCTCGCCCGCGGCCTCGACCTCCTGGCCGAACTGCCCGCCGCGCGGCGCGCCGAACTGGCGGACCAACTGTCTCTCGACGGCGAGGAACTGACGCGGTGGGAGGACGTCTCGCGCCATCTGTACATTCCGTTCCACCACGGCGTGATCAGCCAGTTCGAGGGCTACGGGAGCCTGGAGGAACTGGACTGGGACGGCTACCGGGCCCGCTACGGCGACATCCGCCGGCTCGACCGCATCCTGGAGGCCGAGGGTGACAGCGTCAACCGCTACCAGGCCACCAAACAGGCCGACACGCTCATGCTCGGCTACCTCTTCCGGCCCCGGGAACTCCGCGAGCTGTTTGCCCGCCTCGGCCACCCGCTGGACGACGACACCTGGCGCGCGACGGAGGCGTACCACCTGCGCCGCACCAGCCACGGTTCGACGCTCAGCAGCCTCGTCCACGGCTGGCTGCGCACGCGCACCATGGGTGCGGACGCCTGGCGTTACTGCGAGGAGGCCCTGCTCGGGGACGTGGCCGATCTGCAGGGCGGTACGACCGGCGAGGGCATCCACCTCGGGGCGATGGCGGGGACCGTCGACCTGGTCGAGCGCGGCATCACCGGCCTGGAGGCCGGCCCCGAAGGACTGCGCGTCCAGCCCGTCCCCCTGGCGCAGATCCCCCGGTTCTCCTTCACGATCTGCTTCCAGGGCCACCGGGGAGTCCGGGTCCGCGTCCTGCCCGGACGGCTCGCCGTCCGCGTACCCGAGTCGCCCCGGGGCCCCGTTCCCGTCCTGCTGCCCGACGGGCGGAAGGTCTGCGTCGCACCGGGGGAGGAGCGCTGGTTCCTGCTGTGA
- a CDS encoding Hsp20/alpha crystallin family protein, producing MPAETGRARGFPGLPGWRPGSAPHSIPVEVTQRDGMYVLRAELPGMDPEDIHVGVDDNLITVSAEHDETDRDREHSEFRYGSFRRTVRLPEAVPADRIDAVYADGLLTVRVPVPGSAPKAVQTVPVRRGGTENGRGAP from the coding sequence GTGCCTGCGGAAACTGGCCGGGCTCGGGGATTCCCGGGACTGCCCGGCTGGCGTCCGGGCAGCGCACCCCACTCCATCCCGGTCGAGGTCACCCAGCGGGACGGGATGTACGTGCTGCGCGCCGAGCTGCCCGGGATGGACCCCGAGGACATCCACGTCGGCGTCGATGACAACCTCATCACCGTGAGCGCGGAGCACGACGAGACGGACCGGGACAGGGAGCACTCGGAGTTCCGCTACGGGTCGTTCCGCCGCACCGTCCGCCTCCCGGAGGCGGTACCGGCGGACCGCATCGACGCCGTGTACGCGGACGGACTGCTGACCGTCCGCGTCCCGGTGCCCGGCAGCGCGCCGAAGGCCGTACAGACCGTACCCGTCCGGCGCGGCGGTACGGAGAACGGCCGAGGGGCGCCATGA
- a CDS encoding IS3 family transposase — protein MNDTYAFIEAEKTTHGVAFLCRLLKVARSSFYAWLAAAKPRAARRAADQALVHEITVIHVGSRQTYGVPRVHAELRRLGRAVNRKRVARLMREHDIQGVTRRKRRSLTRADRKARPAPDLIGREFHAETPGTKLVGDITALPTGEGWLYLACWLDLATREVVGYSMADHHRADLVVDALGMAHGRGGLQPGCVIHSDRGSEYTSTRFQNRIRELELRQSCGRTGSCFDNAAAESFWALLKEEIGTRVWPDRATARADVFDFIETFYNRRRLRRHKFFGYLTPAETRQRHRHTLAA, from the coding sequence GTGAACGACACGTACGCGTTCATCGAGGCGGAGAAGACCACCCACGGCGTCGCTTTCCTCTGCCGCCTGCTCAAGGTGGCCCGTTCCTCGTTCTATGCCTGGCTCGCCGCGGCAAAGCCCCGGGCCGCCCGCCGGGCCGCCGACCAGGCCCTGGTGCACGAGATCACCGTGATCCACGTCGGCTCGCGCCAGACTTATGGCGTCCCGCGCGTCCATGCCGAACTGCGGCGTCTGGGACGGGCAGTGAACCGTAAGCGGGTCGCCCGTCTCATGCGCGAGCACGACATCCAGGGCGTGACCCGCCGCAAGCGCCGTTCGCTGACACGAGCGGACAGGAAGGCCAGGCCGGCACCGGACCTGATCGGCCGCGAATTCCACGCCGAGACGCCCGGCACGAAACTGGTCGGCGACATCACCGCCCTGCCCACCGGCGAGGGTTGGCTCTACCTCGCCTGCTGGCTCGACCTGGCCACCCGCGAGGTCGTCGGTTACTCGATGGCCGATCACCACCGGGCCGATCTCGTCGTCGATGCACTCGGCATGGCCCACGGCCGCGGTGGACTGCAACCCGGCTGCGTGATCCACAGCGACCGCGGCAGCGAGTACACCTCGACCCGATTCCAGAACCGAATAAGGGAGTTGGAACTCCGCCAGAGCTGCGGACGCACCGGGTCCTGCTTCGACAACGCCGCCGCGGAGAGTTTCTGGGCCCTGCTCAAAGAAGAGATCGGCACCCGCGTCTGGCCTGACCGGGCCACCGCCCGTGCCGACGTTTTCGATTTCATCGAGACGTTCTACAACCGGCGCCGACTGCGCAGACACAAGTTCTTCGGCTACCTCACCCCGGCCGAGACCCGCCAACGGCACCGACACACCCTCGCGGCATAG